A stretch of the Orcinus orca chromosome 1, mOrcOrc1.1, whole genome shotgun sequence genome encodes the following:
- the CITED4 gene encoding cbp/p300-interacting transactivator 4, with protein MADHLMLAEGYSLVPRPPPAAPAHGPHALRTLQPYSGPGLDSGLRPRGAPLGPPPPPPGALAYGAFGPPPAFQPFPAVPPPAAGSAHLQPVATLYPGRATAPPGASGGPPGPQPVPGAPAPPLPPPAHALGGMDAELIDEEALTSLELELGLHRVRDLPELFLGQSEFDCFSDLGSAQPAGSVSC; from the coding sequence ATGGCCGACCACCTGATGCTCGCCGAGGGCTACAGCCTGGTGCCGAGGCCGCCGCCTGCCGCGCCCGCCCATGGCCCTCACGCGCTTCGGACGCTGCAGCCCTACTCGGGCCCGGGCCTGGACAGTGGGTTGCGGCCGCGGGGGGCCCCGCTGGGCCCGCCGCCGCCTCCACCGGGGGCCCTGGCGTACGGGGCCTTCGGGCCGCCGCCTGCCTTCCAGCCCTTTCCGGCCGTGCCACCGCCGGCCGCTGGCAGCGCGCACCTGCAGCCCGTGGCGACGCTGTACCCGGGCCGCGCCACCGCGCCCCCCGGCGCCTCGGGAGGACCTCCGGGCCCGCAGCCGGTGCCAGGCGCCCCGGCCCCGCCACTGCCGCCGCCCGCGCACGCCCTGGGAGGCATGGACGCCGAACTCATCGACGAGGAGGCGCTGACGTCGCTGGAGCTGGAGCTTGGGCTGCACCGCGTGCGCGATCTGCCCGAGCTCTTCCTGGGCCAGAGCGAGTTCGACTGCTTCTCGGACTTGGGGTCGGCGCAGCCCGCCGGCTCGGTGAGCTGTTGA